The following proteins are encoded in a genomic region of Arachis ipaensis cultivar K30076 chromosome B02, Araip1.1, whole genome shotgun sequence:
- the LOC107626318 gene encoding putative disease resistance RPP13-like protein 1 isoform X1 encodes MAAKPYGGAYLSPLVEVVLDNLSSMFEDDSVLNGNHSALELLGRLQTCLYDVGPVLDDAELKQFTDKRVKKWLVDLQDALYFADDLLDELSTQAAIAATQRDPGNSSSWSRLVDSYIEDNGDMEKIVGKLESVVRRKHYLGLEKSAKVDMSWRIPSTSLLEPSEICGRKEDKEAILKLLLDDDDAADVDLSVIPIVGMGGIGKTTLAQLVYHDDKVGKNFNFQAWVCVSEEFDIVKVTKTIIEAITSSSCNLTDLNLLQLDLKEKLSRQKFFVVFDDVWNENYDDWNRLLKPFQKGVKGSKILITTRSKKVASVVQTVSPLELSSLSDEDCWLVFSKHACLSTISMENPTLENVSKEIVKKCGGLPLAAQALGGLLRGNSDVKYWNHILKSEIWEHSDSKINVVPALKISYYFLPSYLKECFVYCSLYPKDYEFSKDELILLWMAENFLQPVGKKTMEEVGGEYFDELIARSFFQPHHTRQKTIFVPPHKTFVMHDLVHDLAMIFAGEFYFRAEEFQNASEVDIKTRRLSHIANGNYPMSKLLGVCDRVNHTRTFLEINLNAWIPFNMENAPCILLSKLQYLRALSFKCFPLESLPDSIGGLIHLRYLDLSQTCIVTLPESLCNLYNLQTLKLVECRELHILPVGMKDLMNLRHLDTRGTHLYEMPKGLSKLKNLQFLSDYVVGKHEENKIKELGALADLQESICIGKLENVVSSSEALEARMFDKDGIESLTLGWQPDEDENIVDSQIVREILDKLQPHRNLKGLKIWNYRGTTFSDWLGNSSYHNITRVVLYLCRNCCMLPSLGQLPSLKHLEIGFFDSLGIVGAEFYFSLKDECCLETPPFPKLETLSFSSMDCWKEWRSLEFNAFPRLRELKISSCPMLSGDLPNHLPSLQSLEIENCEQLSFCVPRAPAMTSLIIKGGNEVRIGELPPLLRQISIEGSHHQVEWVVEAIRHTQLSCLTSLSIAGCSTQIWFPVSGIPASLQELMIRDCRELEFEMDGQHHSLQKLSIQNSCDSVTSFSLLDAFPNLKDVGIIKCEKMESIVVSGSLSCLRSLDIKNCGSLKSVSRLWMAAPQLELLVLVGCPEMDLSATGDGDPHRSLRNLAIDYSKKLVSSAAFMNSQFHGLTQLTVVGGNDKSVSVKCFPKEGWLPASLESLTLYDIKSVETLECKGLAHLTSLQELCIYHCPKLENIEGEKLPASLTQLIICGTPLLGKRCELKDPQLWPKISHIPHIQVDWRWI; translated from the coding sequence GTTGCAGACTTGTCTGTATGATGTTGGACCTGTTCTTGATGATGCTGAGCTGAAGCAGTTCACTGACAAGAGAGTCAAGAAGTGGCTTGTTGATCTCCAAGATGCTCTCTATTTCGCTGATGACTTGCTCGACGAACTCTCTACTCAAGCCGCTATTGCTGCCACTCAAAGGGATCCAGGTAACTCTTCTTCCTGGTCTCGGCTTGTTGATTCGTATATTGAAGATAATGGCGACATGGAAAAAATAGTTGGCAAACTAGAGTCCGTTGTAAGACGCAAACATTATCTTGGTCTGGAGAAGAGTGCCAAGGTGGACATGTCATGGAGAATTCCATCAACGTCTCTCCTTGAACCATCAGAGATATGTGGCCGTAAAGAAGACAAGGAGGCCATACTGAAACTGTTGttggatgatgatgatgctgcTGATGTTGATTTATCTGTCATTCCCATTGTGGGCATGGGCGGAATAGGAAAGACCACTTTGGCCCAATTGGTTTACCATGATGACAAAGTGGggaagaatttcaattttcaagcttGGGTATGTGTGTCAGAAGAGTTTGATATTGTCAAGGTCACCAAGACTATAATCGAGGCAATAACTTCGAGTTCTTGTAACTTGACAGATTTGAATTTACTTCAGCTTGATTTAAAGGAAAAGTTGTCTAGGCAAAAGTTCTTTGTTGTCTTCGACGATGTTTGGAATGAAAATTATGATGATTGGAATAGGCTTCTAAAACCTTTTCAGAAAGGGGTTAAGGGAAGTAAAATTCTCATAACTACTAGAAGTAAAAAGGTGGCTTCTGTAGTGCAAACCGTTTCACCTCTTGAACTGAGTTCATTGTCTGATGAAGATTGTTGGTTGGTGTTTTCAAAGCATGCATGTCTTTCAACTATTTCTATGGAGAATCCAACCCTGGAAAATGTCAGCAAAGAGATCGTAAAGAAGTGTGGTGGATTGCCCTTGGCAGCTCAAGCTCTTGGAGGCTTATTGCGTGGAAATTCTGATGTCAAGTATTGGAATCATATATTGAAGAGTGAGATCTGGGAACACTCCGATAGCAAAATAAATGTTGTTCCAGcattaaaaataagttattaCTTTCTTCCTTCATATTTGAAGGAATGCTTTGTTTATTGTTCCTTGTATCCCAAGGACTACGAATTTAGCAAAGATGAATTGATATTGTTATGGATGGCTGAGAATTTTTTGCAACCAGTAGGTAAAAAGACTATGGAAGAAGTTGGTGGTGaatattttgatgaattaattGCGAGATCATTTTTCCAACCTCATCATACTCGCCAAAAGACGATTTTCGTACCTCCCCACAAGACGTTTGTGATGCATGATCTCGTGCATGATTTAGCAATGATCTTTGCTGGAGAATTCTATTTCAGAGCTGAAGAGTTTCAGAATGCAAGTGAGGTTGATATTAAAACTCGTCGTTTGTCACATATTGCCAATGGCAATTATCCAATGTCAAAACTTTTGGGAGTTTGTGATAGAGTGAATCATACAAGGACATTTCTTGAAATCAATTTGAACGCGTGGATTCCATTCAATATGGAAAATGCACCTTGTATCTTGTTGTCAAAGTTGCAGTACCTGAGAGCATTGTCGTTCAAATGCTTTCCTCTTGAGTCACTGCCGGATTCAATAGGTGGATTGATTCATCTACGTTACTTGGATCTGTCTCAGACCTGCATAGTGACATTGCCAGAGTCATTGTGTAACCTGTACAATTTGCAGACTTTGAAGCTGGTTGAATGCCGGGAACTACATATTCTTCCTGTTGGGATGAAAGATCTTATGAATTTGCGTCATCTTGATACTAGAGGGACTCATTTGTATGAGATGCCAAAAGGCTTAAGTAAATTGAAAAACTTACAGTTTTTAAGTGACTATGTTGTCgggaaacatgaagaaaacaagattAAAGAATTGGGAGCACTTGCAGATCTACAGGAATCTATTTGCATTGGCAAATTGGAGAATGTGGTGAGCAGCAGTGAAGCTTTGGAGGCAAGAATGTTTGATAAAGATGGAATTGAGTCTTTGACGTTGGGTTGGCAGCCAGATGAAGATGAAAATATAGTTGATTCCCAAATTGTAAGAGAGATACTGGACAAGTTGCAACCTCACAGAAATTTGAAAGGACTAAAAATCTGGAATTACAGGGGTACAACATTTTCAGATTGGTTAGGAAATTCTTCTTACCACAACATCACCAGGGTAGTTCTGTATCTTTGCAGGAATTGTTGTATGCTTCCTTCACTTGGACAGTTGCCCTCTTTAAAGCACCTTGAAATTGGATTTTTTGATAGTCTGGGGATTGTGGGTGCTGAGTTTTACTTTTCCCTGAAAGATGAATGTTGTTTGGAGACACCACCGTTTCCAAAGCTCGAAACTCTCTCGTTTTCGTCAATGGATTGCTGGAAGGAGTGGCGTTCATTGGAGTTCAATGCATTCCCTCGACTTAGGGAGCTTAAAATAAGTTCGTGTCCGATGTTGagtggagatttgcccaatcatCTACCGTCTTTGCAATCACTTGAGATTGAGAATTGCGAGCAGCTGAGTTTTTGTGTTCCAAGAGCTCCTGCAATGACCTCTTTAATCATAAAAGGCGGGAATGAAGTGAGAATTGGGGAGCTACCTCCTTTACTACGTCAAATATCAATTGAAGGAAGCCATCATCAAGTGGAGTGGGTTGTGGAGGCCATTAGGCACACGCAACTGAGTTGCCTGACGTCATTATCCATCGCAGGTTGTTCCACCCAAATATGGTTTCCAGTGAGTGGTATTCCCGCATCACTACAAGAGTTGATGATTCGGGATTGCAGAGAATTAGAATTCGAAATGGATGGGCAACATCACTCGCTGCAGAAACTATCAATACAGAACAGCTGTGATTCGGTTACATCCTTCTCATTGTTGGATGCCTTTCCGAATCTCAAGGATGTTGGAATCATAAAGTGTGAAAAGATGGAGTCTATTGTGGTGTCAGGGTCTCTTTCATGTCTCCGTTCTTTAGATATCAAGAATTGTGGGAGTTTGAAATCCGTGTCAAGGCTATGGATGGCAGCACCTCAGCTAGAATTACTCGTATTAGTGGGTTGCCCAGAGATGGATTTGTCTGCTACAGGGGATGGGGATCCACACCGTAGCCTGAGAAATCTTGCCATCGACTACAGCAAGAAACTGGTGAGCTCTGCAGCATTCATGAATTCGCAGTTTCATGGGCTTACTCAACTTACCGTTGTAGGTGGAAACGACAAGAGTGTGAGTGTGAAGTGTTTCCCAAAGGAAGGTTGGTTGCCTGCCTCGCTTGAGTCTCTCACATTGTATGACATTAAAAGTGTGGAGACGTTGGAATGCAAGGGACTTGCCCACCTCACCTCCCTCCAAGAATTATGTATTTATCATTGTCCCAAGTTGGAGAACATTGAGGGAGAAAAGCTGCCTGCCTCTCTAACACAACTCATCATCTGTGGAACTCCTTTGCTGGGTAAACGGTGTGAGTTGAAGGACCCACAGCTTTGGCCCAAAATTTCCCACATCCCCCACATTCAAGTTGATTGGAGATGGATTTAG
- the LOC107626318 gene encoding putative disease resistance RPP13-like protein 1 isoform X6: protein MAAKPYGGAYLSPLVEVVLDNLSSMFEDDSVLNGNHSALELLGRLQTCLYDVGPVLDDAELKQFTDKRVKKWLVDLQDALYFADDLLDELSTQAAIAATQRDPGNSSSWSRLVDSYIEDNGDMEKIVGKLESVVRRKHYLGLEKSAKVDMSWRIPSTSLLEPSEICGRKEDKEAILKLLLDDDDAADVDLSVIPIVGMGGIGKTTLAQLVYHDDKVGKNFNFQAWVCVSEEFDIVKVTKTIIEAITSSSCNLTDLNLLQLDLKEKLSRQKFFVVFDDVWNENYDDWNRLLKPFQKGVKGSKILITTRSKKVASVVQTVSPLELSSLSDEDCWLVFSKHACLSTISMENPTLENVSKEIVKKCGGLPLAAQALGGLLRGNSDVKYWNHILKSEIWEHSDSKINVVPALKISYYFLPSYLKECFVYCSLYPKDYEFSKDELILLWMAENFLQPVGKKTMEEVGGEYFDELIARSFFQPHHTRQKTIFVPPHKTFVMHDLVHDLAMIFAGEFYFRAEEFQNASEVDIKTRRLSHIANGNYPMSKLLGVCDRVNHTRTFLEINLNAWIPFNMENAPCILLSKLQYLRALSFKCFPLESLPDSIGGLIHLRYLDLSQTCIVTLPESLCNLYNLQTLKLVECRELHILPVGMKDLMNLRHLDTRGTHLYEMPKGLSKLKNLQFLSDYVVGKHEENKIKELGALADLQESICIGKLENVVSSSEALEARMFDKDGIESLTLGWQPDEDENIVDSQIVREILDKLQPHRNLKGLKIWNYRGTTFSDWLGNSSYHNITRVVLYLCRNCCMLPSLGQLPSLKHLEIGFFDSLGIVGAEFYFSLKDECCLETPPFPKLETLSFSSMDCWKEWRSLEFNAFPRLRELKISSCPMLSGDLPNHLPSLQSLEIENCEQLSFCVPRAPAMTSLIIKGGNEVRIGELPPLLRQISIEGSHHQVEWVVEAIRHTQLSCLTSLSIAGCSTQIWFPVSGIPASLQELMIRDCRELEFEMDGQHHSLQKLSIQNSCDSVTSFSLLDAFPNLKDVGIIKCEKMESIVVSGSLSCLRSLDIKNCGSLKSVSRLWMAAPQLELLVLVGCPEMDLSATGDGDPHRSLRNLAIDYSKKLVETTRV from the exons GTTGCAGACTTGTCTGTATGATGTTGGACCTGTTCTTGATGATGCTGAGCTGAAGCAGTTCACTGACAAGAGAGTCAAGAAGTGGCTTGTTGATCTCCAAGATGCTCTCTATTTCGCTGATGACTTGCTCGACGAACTCTCTACTCAAGCCGCTATTGCTGCCACTCAAAGGGATCCAGGTAACTCTTCTTCCTGGTCTCGGCTTGTTGATTCGTATATTGAAGATAATGGCGACATGGAAAAAATAGTTGGCAAACTAGAGTCCGTTGTAAGACGCAAACATTATCTTGGTCTGGAGAAGAGTGCCAAGGTGGACATGTCATGGAGAATTCCATCAACGTCTCTCCTTGAACCATCAGAGATATGTGGCCGTAAAGAAGACAAGGAGGCCATACTGAAACTGTTGttggatgatgatgatgctgcTGATGTTGATTTATCTGTCATTCCCATTGTGGGCATGGGCGGAATAGGAAAGACCACTTTGGCCCAATTGGTTTACCATGATGACAAAGTGGggaagaatttcaattttcaagcttGGGTATGTGTGTCAGAAGAGTTTGATATTGTCAAGGTCACCAAGACTATAATCGAGGCAATAACTTCGAGTTCTTGTAACTTGACAGATTTGAATTTACTTCAGCTTGATTTAAAGGAAAAGTTGTCTAGGCAAAAGTTCTTTGTTGTCTTCGACGATGTTTGGAATGAAAATTATGATGATTGGAATAGGCTTCTAAAACCTTTTCAGAAAGGGGTTAAGGGAAGTAAAATTCTCATAACTACTAGAAGTAAAAAGGTGGCTTCTGTAGTGCAAACCGTTTCACCTCTTGAACTGAGTTCATTGTCTGATGAAGATTGTTGGTTGGTGTTTTCAAAGCATGCATGTCTTTCAACTATTTCTATGGAGAATCCAACCCTGGAAAATGTCAGCAAAGAGATCGTAAAGAAGTGTGGTGGATTGCCCTTGGCAGCTCAAGCTCTTGGAGGCTTATTGCGTGGAAATTCTGATGTCAAGTATTGGAATCATATATTGAAGAGTGAGATCTGGGAACACTCCGATAGCAAAATAAATGTTGTTCCAGcattaaaaataagttattaCTTTCTTCCTTCATATTTGAAGGAATGCTTTGTTTATTGTTCCTTGTATCCCAAGGACTACGAATTTAGCAAAGATGAATTGATATTGTTATGGATGGCTGAGAATTTTTTGCAACCAGTAGGTAAAAAGACTATGGAAGAAGTTGGTGGTGaatattttgatgaattaattGCGAGATCATTTTTCCAACCTCATCATACTCGCCAAAAGACGATTTTCGTACCTCCCCACAAGACGTTTGTGATGCATGATCTCGTGCATGATTTAGCAATGATCTTTGCTGGAGAATTCTATTTCAGAGCTGAAGAGTTTCAGAATGCAAGTGAGGTTGATATTAAAACTCGTCGTTTGTCACATATTGCCAATGGCAATTATCCAATGTCAAAACTTTTGGGAGTTTGTGATAGAGTGAATCATACAAGGACATTTCTTGAAATCAATTTGAACGCGTGGATTCCATTCAATATGGAAAATGCACCTTGTATCTTGTTGTCAAAGTTGCAGTACCTGAGAGCATTGTCGTTCAAATGCTTTCCTCTTGAGTCACTGCCGGATTCAATAGGTGGATTGATTCATCTACGTTACTTGGATCTGTCTCAGACCTGCATAGTGACATTGCCAGAGTCATTGTGTAACCTGTACAATTTGCAGACTTTGAAGCTGGTTGAATGCCGGGAACTACATATTCTTCCTGTTGGGATGAAAGATCTTATGAATTTGCGTCATCTTGATACTAGAGGGACTCATTTGTATGAGATGCCAAAAGGCTTAAGTAAATTGAAAAACTTACAGTTTTTAAGTGACTATGTTGTCgggaaacatgaagaaaacaagattAAAGAATTGGGAGCACTTGCAGATCTACAGGAATCTATTTGCATTGGCAAATTGGAGAATGTGGTGAGCAGCAGTGAAGCTTTGGAGGCAAGAATGTTTGATAAAGATGGAATTGAGTCTTTGACGTTGGGTTGGCAGCCAGATGAAGATGAAAATATAGTTGATTCCCAAATTGTAAGAGAGATACTGGACAAGTTGCAACCTCACAGAAATTTGAAAGGACTAAAAATCTGGAATTACAGGGGTACAACATTTTCAGATTGGTTAGGAAATTCTTCTTACCACAACATCACCAGGGTAGTTCTGTATCTTTGCAGGAATTGTTGTATGCTTCCTTCACTTGGACAGTTGCCCTCTTTAAAGCACCTTGAAATTGGATTTTTTGATAGTCTGGGGATTGTGGGTGCTGAGTTTTACTTTTCCCTGAAAGATGAATGTTGTTTGGAGACACCACCGTTTCCAAAGCTCGAAACTCTCTCGTTTTCGTCAATGGATTGCTGGAAGGAGTGGCGTTCATTGGAGTTCAATGCATTCCCTCGACTTAGGGAGCTTAAAATAAGTTCGTGTCCGATGTTGagtggagatttgcccaatcatCTACCGTCTTTGCAATCACTTGAGATTGAGAATTGCGAGCAGCTGAGTTTTTGTGTTCCAAGAGCTCCTGCAATGACCTCTTTAATCATAAAAGGCGGGAATGAAGTGAGAATTGGGGAGCTACCTCCTTTACTACGTCAAATATCAATTGAAGGAAGCCATCATCAAGTGGAGTGGGTTGTGGAGGCCATTAGGCACACGCAACTGAGTTGCCTGACGTCATTATCCATCGCAGGTTGTTCCACCCAAATATGGTTTCCAGTGAGTGGTATTCCCGCATCACTACAAGAGTTGATGATTCGGGATTGCAGAGAATTAGAATTCGAAATGGATGGGCAACATCACTCGCTGCAGAAACTATCAATACAGAACAGCTGTGATTCGGTTACATCCTTCTCATTGTTGGATGCCTTTCCGAATCTCAAGGATGTTGGAATCATAAAGTGTGAAAAGATGGAGTCTATTGTGGTGTCAGGGTCTCTTTCATGTCTCCGTTCTTTAGATATCAAGAATTGTGGGAGTTTGAAATCCGTGTCAAGGCTATGGATGGCAGCACCTCAGCTAGAATTACTCGTATTAGTGGGTTGCCCAGAGATGGATTTGTCTGCTACAGGGGATGGGGATCCACACCGTAGCCTGAGAAATCTTGCCATCGACTACAGCAAGAAACTG GTGGAAACGACAAGAGTGTGA